One window from the genome of Amycolatopsis sp. NBC_01480 encodes:
- a CDS encoding CocE/NonD family hydrolase — protein sequence MSNDQKVFVPSQSLPPARTGVLTPFEPGNRTLEAGFRLAPPFRPLPVDVVFEKDVAVQLRDGVTIHVDVFRPVGTEPVPVIVAWSPYGKGQGSSASVMGVFGMVGLTNGIVSGLEKFEGPDPAYWCARGYAICNPDIRGVVDSEGDSVLWDRQEGRDCFDLIEWLAQQQWCTGKVGMSGTSYLAVAQWFTAAEQPPHLAAINPWEGVSDVYRDLVMRGGMPDTGFTRQLQEGSFFGKNRKEDVLAEAALHPLADGLWDRKIPDFDRITVPAYVVASYSNTLHTAGTFRAWRRMASPEKWLRIHNTQEWPDYYDEANVEDLRRFFDRYLKDLDNGWEHTPRVRYSVLDLQGGDQVNIPADTFPPAEVTSAKYYLDGRTRTMTTTVPTGEATVSYPVAANPDAVSFLARFDEDTVLVGYPKAHLWVEARDADDMDLFVLVQKLDAHGTPLQAFTVPNRTAVVHDLTDHGASILRYKGSDGRLRVSARHLDEKLSTEEVPAHSFDRVELLAPGEIVDVEIDLLPIGLSFRAGEQLRFVVSSRNLLGTLMPAIQEYAGANSGEHVIHTGGEHASYLQLPVQTR from the coding sequence GTGAGCAATGACCAGAAGGTTTTCGTGCCGTCCCAGTCGCTGCCGCCCGCCCGGACCGGAGTGCTGACACCGTTCGAGCCGGGCAACCGGACCCTCGAGGCCGGCTTCCGCCTCGCCCCGCCGTTCCGCCCGCTGCCGGTCGACGTCGTCTTCGAAAAGGACGTCGCGGTGCAGCTGCGCGACGGCGTGACGATCCACGTCGACGTGTTCCGCCCGGTCGGCACGGAACCCGTGCCGGTGATCGTGGCGTGGAGCCCGTACGGCAAAGGGCAGGGATCATCGGCGAGCGTCATGGGTGTCTTCGGCATGGTCGGCCTCACCAACGGGATCGTGTCCGGGCTGGAGAAGTTCGAAGGCCCGGACCCCGCGTACTGGTGCGCCCGGGGCTACGCGATCTGCAACCCCGACATCCGGGGCGTCGTCGACTCCGAGGGCGACAGCGTCCTGTGGGACCGCCAGGAAGGCCGGGACTGCTTCGACCTCATCGAGTGGCTGGCGCAGCAACAATGGTGCACCGGCAAGGTCGGGATGAGCGGAACGTCCTACCTCGCGGTGGCGCAGTGGTTCACCGCCGCCGAGCAGCCGCCGCACCTGGCAGCGATCAACCCGTGGGAAGGCGTCAGCGACGTCTACCGCGACCTGGTGATGCGCGGCGGGATGCCCGACACCGGGTTCACCCGGCAGCTTCAGGAGGGCAGCTTCTTCGGCAAGAACCGCAAGGAGGACGTCCTCGCCGAAGCCGCACTCCACCCGCTCGCGGACGGCCTCTGGGATCGCAAGATCCCCGACTTCGACCGGATCACCGTGCCCGCCTACGTCGTGGCCAGCTACTCCAACACCCTCCACACCGCCGGCACCTTCCGGGCCTGGCGGCGGATGGCCAGCCCCGAGAAGTGGCTGCGCATCCACAACACCCAGGAATGGCCCGACTACTACGACGAGGCCAACGTCGAGGACCTGCGCCGCTTCTTCGACCGCTACCTCAAGGACCTCGACAACGGCTGGGAGCACACACCCCGGGTTCGCTACTCCGTCCTCGACCTGCAGGGCGGCGACCAGGTCAACATCCCCGCGGACACGTTCCCCCCGGCCGAAGTCACCTCGGCCAAGTACTACCTCGACGGCCGCACCCGCACGATGACGACCACCGTCCCCACCGGTGAGGCCACCGTGTCCTACCCAGTCGCCGCCAACCCGGACGCGGTGTCCTTCCTCGCGCGATTCGACGAGGACACGGTGCTCGTCGGCTACCCGAAGGCGCACCTGTGGGTCGAGGCCCGCGACGCCGACGACATGGACCTGTTCGTCCTCGTGCAGAAGCTCGACGCCCACGGCACACCCCTGCAGGCCTTCACCGTCCCCAACCGCACCGCGGTGGTCCACGACCTCACCGACCACGGCGCGTCGATCCTGCGCTACAAGGGCTCGGACGGACGGCTGCGCGTCTCGGCCCGGCACTTGGACGAGAAGCTGTCCACCGAAGAGGTGCCGGCCCACAGCTTCGACCGGGTCGAGCTCCTCGCCCCCGGCGAGATCGTCGACGTCGAGATCGACCTGCTCCCGATCGGACTGTCCTTCCGCGCCGGCGAGC
- a CDS encoding TetR/AcrR family transcriptional regulator: MTAQEEATAGVRRGRKPGPGSTRQAVLDAARARFARDGFAGTTIRRIAADAGVDASQVMQFFRSKDDLFAAVMAVPASALERFDTAFEGPDEHLGERVVRAYLSAWEGSPEESEPLMAMLRGAIGNENARVQLRDFLQSRLRHGSGGGGDTMLRAGLAAAMLVGIVTSRRIIGVPVIAAADTEQIVATVGPAIQQVLAGAAPIG, encoded by the coding sequence ATGACCGCGCAGGAGGAGGCGACGGCGGGGGTCCGTCGCGGCCGCAAGCCCGGACCCGGCAGTACCCGGCAGGCCGTGCTCGACGCGGCGAGAGCGCGGTTCGCCCGAGACGGCTTCGCCGGGACCACGATCCGCCGCATCGCCGCTGACGCCGGGGTGGACGCCTCCCAGGTGATGCAGTTCTTCCGCTCGAAGGACGACCTGTTCGCCGCCGTCATGGCCGTCCCGGCGTCGGCGCTGGAACGGTTCGACACCGCTTTCGAGGGGCCCGACGAGCACCTCGGCGAACGCGTGGTGCGTGCCTACCTGAGTGCGTGGGAGGGCAGCCCCGAGGAGTCGGAGCCCCTGATGGCCATGCTGCGCGGCGCGATCGGCAACGAGAACGCGCGTGTGCAGCTGCGCGACTTCCTCCAATCCCGATTGAGGCACGGCTCCGGCGGCGGTGGCGACACGATGCTGCGCGCCGGCCTGGCGGCGGCGATGCTGGTCGGCATCGTCACCAGCAGGCGGATCATCGGGGTGCCCGTGATCGCCGCCGCCGACACCGAACAGATCGTCGCGACCGTCGGCCCCGCGATCCAGCAGGTACTCGCCGGTGCCGCGCCGATCGGCTGA
- a CDS encoding CaiB/BaiF CoA transferase family protein: MNRPAGPLSGVLVVDLSRALAGPHATMMLGDMGARVIKVEAPGVGDESRQWGPPFVGSPDDPVSTYFLSANRNKQSIQLDLKSATGRRDLERLVERADVLVENFRPGALKRLGFGIDRLNELNPRLVLLSISGFGHDGPEGGRAGYDQIAQGEAGLMSLTGPGPDDPTKVGVPIGDLLAGMYGAFGVVSALAERADTGRGAVVRTSLLAAIVGAHAFQGTRWTVAGEVARALGNQHPTIVPYGAFVTQDGTIQIAVGNDHQWRAVALTTGLDPTDPRFATARDRVLHRDELTAALEKQLGESTSAEWLRRFAEAGVPSGKVRTLDEVYTWDQTLSQGLVIDVDHPVLGTIQLPGPPLRMASLDGTEVPRTHTAPPALGQHDEEIRAWLDAG; this comes from the coding sequence GTGAACCGGCCGGCCGGACCGCTGTCCGGCGTCCTTGTCGTTGACCTCAGCCGCGCCCTGGCCGGACCGCACGCGACGATGATGCTCGGCGACATGGGTGCCCGGGTCATCAAGGTGGAGGCACCGGGCGTCGGTGACGAGTCGCGTCAGTGGGGCCCGCCGTTCGTGGGGTCGCCGGACGACCCGGTCTCCACCTATTTCCTGTCGGCGAACCGCAACAAGCAGTCGATCCAGCTCGACCTCAAGTCCGCCACCGGGCGGCGTGATCTCGAGCGGCTCGTCGAGCGGGCGGACGTCCTCGTCGAGAACTTCCGGCCGGGCGCGTTGAAGCGCCTCGGCTTCGGCATCGACCGCCTCAACGAGCTCAACCCCCGCCTGGTCCTGCTGTCCATCAGCGGGTTCGGCCACGACGGCCCCGAGGGCGGGCGGGCCGGCTACGACCAGATCGCCCAGGGGGAGGCGGGGCTCATGTCCCTGACCGGGCCGGGCCCAGACGATCCCACGAAGGTCGGTGTGCCCATCGGCGACCTGCTCGCCGGGATGTACGGCGCCTTCGGGGTCGTGTCGGCGTTGGCCGAGCGGGCGGACACCGGCCGGGGCGCCGTCGTGCGGACGTCGCTGCTGGCGGCGATCGTCGGAGCCCACGCGTTCCAGGGCACCCGCTGGACCGTGGCCGGTGAAGTGGCGCGCGCACTGGGCAACCAGCACCCCACCATCGTCCCCTATGGAGCGTTCGTGACGCAGGACGGGACCATCCAGATCGCGGTCGGCAACGACCACCAGTGGCGCGCTGTCGCGCTGACCACCGGACTCGACCCCACGGACCCGCGTTTCGCCACCGCCCGCGACCGGGTCCTGCACCGCGACGAGCTGACCGCCGCCCTGGAAAAACAGCTGGGAGAGAGTACTTCCGCGGAATGGCTCCGCCGGTTCGCCGAGGCTGGTGTCCCGTCGGGAAAGGTACGCACCCTGGACGAGGTCTACACCTGGGATCAGACCCTCAGCCAAGGTCTGGTCATCGATGTCGACCACCCGGTCCTCGGCACGATCCAGCTGCCGGGACCGCCATTGCGGATGGCGAGCCTCGATGGCACCGAGGTTCCGCGAACCCACACGGCTCCGCCGGCGCTGGGCCAGCACGACGAGGAGATCCGCGCGTGGCTGGACGCCGGGTGA
- a CDS encoding fumarylacetoacetate hydrolase family protein: MRIVGIRRDGGPVEVASLSDDGAKATVVAGLDEFWADATGLLSRVPDGPTVAVADAQLVPPVLPGARVICIGLNYLKHVAEGSFRDLDLPLYPSLFARWTASLTVGGTPIPVPANEEGIDWEGEVMAYVGSTLVDATPEQALAGVVGYSTFNDVTSRRAQKLTSQWILGKNGDSSGPLGPMVPSVEVGDLRDGLRVRTRVNGELVQDGSTAEMVYLVGDTLSLISHTFTLRPGDLLATGTPAGVGYARTPPWLLHPGDEVEVEVERLGTLRNPVVANDHRLIPTVRSGQ; encoded by the coding sequence ATGAGGATCGTGGGTATCCGCCGGGACGGCGGACCGGTCGAGGTTGCGTCGTTGTCCGACGACGGCGCGAAGGCCACAGTAGTGGCCGGGCTGGACGAGTTCTGGGCCGACGCCACCGGCCTGCTGTCGCGGGTCCCGGACGGACCGACCGTCGCGGTCGCCGACGCGCAGCTGGTTCCGCCGGTGCTGCCCGGTGCGCGGGTGATCTGTATCGGGCTGAACTACCTCAAGCACGTTGCCGAGGGCAGCTTCCGCGATCTGGATCTGCCGCTCTACCCGTCGCTGTTCGCCCGCTGGACGGCATCGCTGACCGTCGGGGGCACCCCGATCCCCGTTCCCGCCAACGAGGAGGGCATCGACTGGGAGGGCGAGGTCATGGCTTACGTGGGGTCGACGCTCGTCGACGCCACACCCGAGCAGGCGCTGGCCGGCGTCGTCGGCTACTCGACGTTCAACGACGTGACGTCGCGGCGGGCCCAGAAGCTCACCAGCCAGTGGATTCTCGGCAAGAACGGCGACAGCTCCGGACCGCTCGGCCCGATGGTCCCGTCCGTCGAGGTCGGCGACCTGCGCGACGGCCTCCGTGTCCGGACACGGGTCAACGGCGAGCTGGTCCAGGACGGTTCCACCGCCGAGATGGTCTACCTGGTCGGCGACACCCTCTCGCTGATCTCGCACACGTTCACGCTCCGGCCCGGGGACCTGCTGGCGACGGGAACGCCGGCCGGCGTCGGCTACGCCCGCACACCGCCGTGGCTGCTGCACCCGGGTGACGAGGTCGAGGTCGAGGTCGAGCGGCTGGGCACCCTGCGCAACCCGGTGGTGGCCAACGACCACCGCCTCATCCCAACCGTCCGGAGTGGACAGTGA